In Sulfurisphaera javensis, a single genomic region encodes these proteins:
- the hsp14 gene encoding archaeal heat shock protein Hsp14: MSFMYYLGKEIQKRSEELSRGFYELVYPPVDMYEEGGYLVVIADLAGFPKEKIKARISGQNELIIEAEREISEPGVKYLTQRPKYVRKVIRLPYNVAKDVEITGKYENGILTIRIPIAGTTAIKIE, from the coding sequence ATGTCCTTTATGTATTATTTAGGAAAAGAAATTCAGAAAAGAAGTGAAGAATTAAGCAGAGGATTTTATGAGTTAGTTTATCCTCCAGTGGATATGTATGAAGAAGGAGGATATTTAGTTGTTATTGCTGATCTTGCAGGTTTTCCAAAAGAGAAAATTAAGGCTAGAATAAGTGGGCAAAACGAATTGATTATTGAAGCTGAGAGGGAAATTTCTGAGCCTGGTGTAAAGTACTTAACTCAAAGACCTAAATACGTTAGAAAAGTCATTAGATTACCTTACAATGTAGCTAAAGATGTTGAGATTACTGGAAAATATGAGAATGGAATTTTGACAATTAGAATTCCTATAGCTGGGACTACAGCAATAAAGATTGAATAA
- a CDS encoding ABC1 kinase family protein, protein MLREIQVIIKLAPRVLKLREFRQRELKGEKVDEEEMRKEAKKLLNAILSLGPAFIKLGQVLSVHSDVLPEPYLKELSKLQDEVPPAPWEEVEPILREDLKEKFDEYEVNTTPISSASIGQVYLAKEKKTGKTVVIKVNRPRIREIAERDIKVIQSLLPLTRYLFDESFYESLKAIVNDFSKRIFEEMDFTKEEFYMRKLREELEEFPDVRLPEPYYATKRVLIMEYLKGYKITSEEAKKIVPPNYLAYKVFRTFMILLLTKEYFHADPHPGNLAVDEKGNLILYDFGMIGRMDKETRNRLLRAYAALIRLDAIGLVKVLEELGAIQPEADREILAKGIELFLKTFEGVSAETLEVETFLNAANEVFYRFPLKIPEKLAIYIRMTSVLGGTCTQIDPEFNFFVNLQKLIEEEGLQWSAMFDDMRNTLQSAIKKFRLSLLEKPIVPNKKSENRGSIIGSLIVILAIIYYLFSHDAIVSILIGMFALTISRI, encoded by the coding sequence ATGCTTAGGGAAATTCAAGTTATAATTAAACTTGCACCTAGAGTTCTTAAACTTAGAGAATTTAGGCAAAGAGAGCTTAAGGGAGAAAAAGTCGATGAAGAGGAGATGAGAAAAGAGGCTAAAAAACTATTGAATGCAATACTTTCTTTAGGACCGGCATTCATAAAATTAGGACAAGTATTATCTGTTCATTCCGATGTTTTGCCAGAACCATACTTAAAAGAGTTGTCTAAATTGCAAGATGAGGTTCCTCCTGCACCATGGGAGGAAGTAGAACCTATACTGAGGGAGGATTTAAAAGAGAAATTTGATGAATATGAAGTTAACACAACTCCAATATCGTCAGCGAGTATAGGTCAAGTATATTTAGCTAAAGAGAAGAAAACTGGAAAAACAGTAGTAATAAAAGTAAATAGGCCTAGAATAAGAGAAATAGCTGAAAGAGATATTAAAGTTATACAATCGTTACTACCTCTAACGAGATACCTTTTTGATGAATCATTTTATGAGAGCCTAAAAGCGATTGTAAATGACTTTAGTAAAAGAATATTTGAAGAAATGGACTTCACAAAGGAAGAGTTTTACATGAGAAAACTAAGGGAAGAATTAGAGGAGTTTCCGGACGTTAGGCTTCCTGAACCATATTATGCAACTAAAAGAGTCTTAATTATGGAATACTTAAAGGGATATAAGATAACTTCAGAAGAGGCAAAAAAGATAGTCCCACCAAACTATTTAGCTTATAAAGTGTTCAGAACGTTTATGATACTCCTTTTAACAAAAGAATATTTTCATGCTGATCCCCATCCAGGGAATTTAGCTGTTGATGAGAAAGGTAATTTAATTCTTTATGATTTTGGAATGATAGGAAGAATGGATAAGGAGACAAGAAATAGATTACTAAGGGCTTATGCAGCTTTAATTAGGCTTGATGCAATAGGTTTGGTTAAGGTTCTAGAAGAGTTAGGAGCTATTCAGCCTGAAGCAGACAGAGAAATTTTGGCAAAAGGAATAGAACTTTTCTTGAAGACTTTTGAGGGAGTTAGTGCAGAAACGCTAGAAGTTGAAACTTTCCTTAATGCGGCAAATGAAGTATTTTATCGATTCCCGTTAAAAATACCAGAAAAGTTAGCAATATACATAAGAATGACTTCTGTACTTGGAGGTACTTGTACTCAAATTGATCCAGAATTTAATTTCTTTGTAAATCTTCAAAAACTGATTGAGGAAGAAGGCTTACAATGGAGCGCTATGTTTGATGATATGAGAAATACTTTGCAATCAGCAATAAAAAAATTTAGATTATCTTTATTAGAGAAACCAATAGTTCCTAATAAGAAAAGTGAAAATAGAGGAAGTATTATTGGCTCTCTTATTGTAATCCTTGCAATTATATATTACTTATTTTCACATGACGCTATAGTATCAATCCTAATAGGAATGTTTGCCTTAACAATAAGTAGAATATAA
- a CDS encoding 4-hydroxyphenylacetate 3-hydroxylase family protein, with protein MGLRTGEQYLDSIKVRNKAEIYVMGKEVKDVTTHPFLKPSIMAFKATFDAAWEEDTKDLGRAWSPFINEEINRFNHIHRSPEDLAAKVRLLRKLSHKTGACFQRCVGWDALNTLWIMTNIMAQKGKKEYKDRFVEYLSYVQKKDLALAGAMTDAKGVRTLKPHQQPNKNAYVRIEEVTKDGIYVSGAKANITGVAATEEIVVLPTRAMGPEDKDYAVAFSIPTDTEGIKIIVGRQLNDARRLEGGDIDALPYFYNHEGLIIFDHVFVPMERVFLMGEYEYTSQLVEVFSAYHRQGYGGCKAGLGDVIIGASMNLAKQLGVEKASHVQEKLTEMIFLTETMYSAGIAASLNAVKVCDNCWWVNPMHANVTKHLVARFPAQISQLSIDIAGGIIGTAPSEWDLKNPKLKEYIAKYLQGVEGYTAEDRLRMVRLLENVSLGVAFQIESVHGAGSPAAQRIMFSRLYDLNYAEEIAKRLAGKKTDLKFKPNAEPWRDSETEKLAKSK; from the coding sequence ATGGGACTTAGAACTGGAGAACAATACCTCGATTCCATTAAGGTTAGAAATAAAGCGGAAATTTATGTAATGGGAAAAGAAGTCAAAGATGTAACTACTCATCCTTTCTTAAAACCTTCTATTATGGCATTTAAGGCAACTTTTGATGCAGCTTGGGAAGAAGATACTAAAGATTTAGGAAGAGCTTGGAGCCCATTCATAAATGAGGAAATAAATAGGTTTAATCATATCCATAGATCTCCGGAAGACTTAGCTGCTAAAGTTAGATTATTAAGAAAATTGAGCCATAAAACTGGTGCTTGCTTCCAGAGATGTGTAGGTTGGGATGCATTAAATACGTTATGGATTATGACAAATATAATGGCACAAAAAGGTAAAAAAGAATATAAGGATAGATTTGTTGAATATCTCAGTTACGTTCAAAAGAAAGATTTAGCACTTGCTGGAGCGATGACAGATGCAAAAGGAGTAAGAACATTAAAACCTCATCAACAACCTAACAAAAACGCTTATGTTAGAATTGAAGAAGTTACTAAGGATGGAATTTACGTTTCTGGTGCTAAAGCTAACATTACTGGTGTTGCTGCAACAGAAGAAATTGTAGTCTTACCAACTAGAGCGATGGGACCAGAAGATAAAGATTATGCTGTTGCATTTTCAATTCCAACTGATACTGAAGGAATAAAGATCATTGTAGGAAGACAACTGAATGATGCTAGAAGGCTTGAGGGAGGAGATATTGATGCATTACCTTATTTCTATAATCATGAAGGTTTAATAATTTTCGATCACGTATTTGTGCCTATGGAGAGAGTATTCTTAATGGGCGAATATGAGTACACTTCACAATTAGTTGAAGTGTTTTCAGCCTATCATAGACAAGGATATGGTGGATGTAAAGCTGGTTTAGGAGATGTTATAATCGGTGCTTCAATGAATTTGGCTAAGCAATTAGGAGTCGAAAAAGCCTCTCACGTCCAAGAGAAATTGACTGAAATGATATTCTTAACTGAGACAATGTACTCAGCTGGCATCGCTGCTAGCTTAAATGCTGTAAAAGTTTGTGATAATTGTTGGTGGGTAAATCCAATGCACGCTAACGTAACTAAACACTTAGTTGCTAGATTTCCAGCACAAATCTCACAATTATCTATAGACATAGCTGGAGGAATAATAGGAACAGCGCCAAGTGAATGGGATCTAAAGAATCCGAAATTAAAGGAATATATAGCAAAGTATTTACAAGGAGTTGAAGGCTATACTGCTGAAGATAGATTGAGAATGGTTAGACTGCTAGAGAACGTGAGCCTTGGTGTAGCTTTCCAGATAGAGTCAGTTCACGGTGCTGGAAGTCCTGCAGCACAACGTATAATGTTCAGTAGATTATACGACTTAAATTATGCTGAGGAAATAGCTAAAAGGTTAGCTGGTAAGAAGACTGACTTGAAATTTAAGCCTAATGCAGAACCTTGGAGAGACAGCGAAACTGAAAAATTAGCTAAAAGCAAATAG
- a CDS encoding heterodisulfide reductase-related iron-sulfur binding cluster, whose translation MLGKLIYENLQKYGFPYPIDKHICSSWAKDIPKQSSTILYTSCMYQTASLSEIYSKFIPYAEKLSAFSFLGKYIKPKKEELDRAYKILNRIVQLLKRNGIEFGYLYEEEPYSGAILLELGFLDEFSAYAKSVYKFFKEKGIKRIITVDPHTHNALTRYQEFIDKMDIEVVNYLELIKDAKAISDITFVVHDSCLYSRFLNLRDKYREIIEKSGIKTIEDELVTGNDTAFCCGSPIKPINPELSDKIAKARVQQLTKLSNNILVVCPMCYANLSKHHENIKDLTEVIE comes from the coding sequence ATGTTAGGAAAATTAATTTACGAGAACCTCCAAAAATACGGTTTCCCTTATCCTATTGACAAACATATTTGTTCTTCATGGGCAAAGGATATTCCTAAACAAAGTTCAACAATTTTATATACTTCTTGCATGTATCAGACAGCATCTTTAAGTGAAATTTACTCAAAATTCATTCCTTATGCTGAAAAACTATCAGCTTTCTCGTTTTTAGGAAAATACATAAAACCTAAGAAGGAGGAACTAGATAGAGCGTATAAAATACTAAATAGAATAGTACAACTTTTAAAAAGAAATGGAATAGAATTTGGTTATCTTTATGAAGAAGAACCTTATAGTGGAGCTATTCTTCTAGAATTAGGTTTTTTAGATGAGTTTTCTGCTTATGCGAAATCCGTATACAAATTCTTTAAAGAGAAAGGAATAAAAAGAATTATTACCGTGGATCCTCATACTCATAATGCTCTTACAAGGTACCAAGAATTTATTGATAAGATGGATATTGAGGTAGTAAATTATCTTGAATTAATCAAAGATGCCAAAGCAATAAGTGATATTACTTTTGTTGTTCATGACTCTTGCTTATACTCAAGGTTCTTAAATCTGAGAGATAAATATAGAGAGATCATCGAAAAAAGCGGAATAAAGACAATAGAAGATGAGTTGGTTACTGGAAATGATACAGCATTCTGTTGCGGTTCTCCGATTAAGCCAATTAATCCAGAGTTAAGTGATAAGATTGCAAAAGCTAGAGTACAACAGCTAACTAAATTGAGTAACAACATTTTAGTAGTTTGTCCAATGTGCTATGCTAATCTTTCTAAACATCATGAAAACATAAAGGATTTGACTGAGGTGATTGAATGA
- a CDS encoding MMPL family transporter translates to MFNGLANFIVKRWYVVIAIWIVLIILSAPLSSLFLKSVSYQVTISVPGSTSAKAEHIVGSYFKLLGASGSNGVLVIEGNVSKYSTFLANLTSYGNISLYNFYTIEKSILNQTLVNIGPKVENLTSALLNISKNEENTSLKLQNEYQNLTSEIAKLEQLHNGTIKVENEFINISNTLNSTALKIHELHNSLVENYSTFIKIHEGEIQTNETIYNLSRFLFIPVSAFLQVWKVAYNQTHNVLLSNEIAYEKIYSQLPNQEEKDYFTLFYHYWNNSEITPLNIYEVADESIYNASEHFFNVTQFEFVAFTLHYINITNFNNVTVIEETTVKYFNITYDVPIELGEELLTQKPFSVLISLYSEKTGLPSAFLEEVYNSTNFKELALNEILNKTNSTVEKEFVQCVYSNLTLNPEVFAINYIASHYNVSKELVSNILSFNTTENYINYLSSVASNKTNLPSWLFINLLKYDNVSNLTAYLFSSHLTKLSQLLQKSNLTTTKLAFMLQTNISIRNLAIELIVNYANFSPILTVNKTDLINVLANNFTIYDLLKDNNFPIEPIQNITDNLYTSNMFLIFMKGNFTYKEAENFQNYIQQKLNVKTYLTGGEPINYQLKKIASEAYSIAIPVGIILAIILAGIYFRSFVTAFIPLTIYISAYLVASVFLWLIVIKILNITVNFLTPSEVLLLALGLGTDYVVFIASRYIEERRKGKNKEEAVHEAVKWGGRAVTITALIVMLSFLFIYIYRIPFFSDTAISDMLAVVIVWLSAITLFPAILRGAGDKLFFPRKFNKSEVKKVKIKRPALYVGVISAIVIISVFIASFTPLTLNVLALLPPSQATQGVTILSTQFKSANIFPIYVVIPYNGTFNQTAYNYAVQIYKELSAIPGVTAVDSPVSPYGGLINSSQLSAYNYTQYFSHGYMLFVVNQKYQPFSNQAFQIVQQIEKEIKNGYVGGGPVDAFNIYNFVRTNFFIIVAEISITMFILLYIMTRSLAVSGVIIYIILSAVAITLALERLIFTSTLGYSIFAVVPIFLVSIIIGIGMDYNIFLVARVHEELEKGSNMEEAVETAVSNLRVTIAFLGLIFAGTLGSLMLVKASILQELGFAFAVAAILETTVLWGYLAPSLLILLYRKFKIRPKLIV, encoded by the coding sequence ATGTTTAATGGTCTCGCTAATTTTATTGTGAAAAGATGGTACGTAGTTATAGCAATATGGATTGTTTTGATAATCCTATCTGCACCTCTTTCATCTCTTTTCTTGAAATCAGTTAGTTATCAAGTTACAATATCTGTACCAGGAAGTACATCAGCAAAAGCAGAACATATAGTTGGAAGCTATTTTAAACTTCTTGGAGCTTCAGGGTCAAATGGAGTTCTTGTTATAGAGGGAAACGTAAGTAAATATTCGACTTTTTTAGCTAACTTAACCTCTTATGGAAATATTTCTTTATATAACTTTTATACTATAGAGAAAAGTATATTAAATCAGACCTTAGTAAATATTGGGCCAAAAGTAGAGAACTTAACATCAGCTTTACTTAATATCAGCAAAAATGAAGAAAATACAAGTCTAAAATTACAAAATGAATACCAGAATCTAACATCAGAAATAGCTAAACTTGAACAACTACATAATGGGACAATTAAAGTAGAGAATGAGTTCATAAATATAAGTAATACTTTAAACTCTACTGCACTTAAAATCCATGAACTACATAACAGTCTAGTAGAGAATTATTCGACATTCATAAAGATTCATGAAGGGGAAATTCAAACAAATGAAACCATATATAATCTATCCAGATTCTTATTCATCCCAGTATCAGCATTCTTACAAGTATGGAAAGTAGCATATAATCAAACTCACAATGTTTTATTATCTAATGAAATTGCTTATGAGAAAATATATTCACAATTGCCGAATCAAGAAGAAAAAGATTACTTTACTTTATTCTACCATTATTGGAACAATAGTGAAATAACACCCCTTAATATTTATGAAGTTGCAGATGAGTCAATTTATAATGCATCTGAGCATTTCTTTAACGTTACTCAATTCGAATTTGTTGCATTTACTTTACATTATATAAATATAACAAACTTCAACAACGTAACAGTCATAGAAGAGACTACAGTAAAATACTTTAATATAACCTATGATGTTCCTATTGAATTAGGAGAAGAGTTACTTACACAAAAGCCATTTTCTGTGTTAATTTCATTATACTCAGAAAAAACTGGCTTACCTTCAGCGTTCTTAGAAGAAGTATACAATTCAACGAACTTTAAGGAATTAGCTCTTAATGAAATTCTTAATAAAACAAACTCTACGGTAGAGAAAGAATTTGTTCAATGTGTTTATTCGAACCTAACGTTAAACCCAGAGGTTTTTGCAATAAATTACATAGCCTCACATTATAACGTAAGTAAGGAACTAGTTTCAAATATTCTAAGTTTTAATACTACAGAAAATTACATCAATTATCTCTCTAGCGTAGCTTCCAATAAAACAAACCTACCTTCTTGGTTGTTTATAAACCTTTTAAAATATGATAACGTAAGCAACTTAACTGCATATCTATTCTCATCACATCTAACTAAATTATCTCAACTATTGCAGAAAAGTAACTTAACTACTACCAAACTTGCATTTATGTTACAAACTAATATCAGCATTAGGAATTTAGCCATAGAATTGATAGTAAATTATGCTAATTTCTCTCCTATACTCACTGTAAATAAAACTGATTTAATAAACGTTTTAGCGAATAATTTTACAATCTATGATCTTTTAAAAGACAATAATTTCCCGATTGAACCAATACAAAATATTACTGATAACTTGTATACCTCTAACATGTTCCTTATCTTTATGAAAGGTAATTTTACATATAAAGAGGCAGAGAATTTCCAAAATTATATTCAACAAAAATTAAATGTAAAGACTTATTTAACTGGAGGAGAGCCTATTAACTATCAATTAAAGAAAATCGCATCAGAGGCCTATTCAATAGCAATTCCAGTTGGTATAATTCTTGCAATAATATTAGCTGGAATTTACTTCAGATCCTTCGTAACAGCATTTATACCATTAACAATCTATATATCAGCCTATTTAGTAGCTTCAGTATTTCTCTGGTTAATTGTTATTAAAATTTTGAATATAACCGTAAACTTCTTAACACCAAGCGAAGTTCTTCTGTTAGCTTTAGGTTTAGGTACGGATTATGTAGTTTTTATTGCAAGCAGATATATTGAAGAGAGAAGAAAAGGCAAAAACAAGGAAGAGGCTGTACATGAAGCTGTAAAATGGGGTGGAAGGGCTGTAACTATTACTGCATTAATTGTTATGCTATCTTTCTTGTTTATTTACATCTATAGAATTCCGTTCTTTTCTGATACTGCAATCTCAGATATGCTTGCAGTAGTGATAGTTTGGTTATCAGCAATTACGTTATTCCCAGCAATATTAAGAGGAGCTGGAGACAAATTATTCTTCCCAAGAAAGTTTAACAAATCTGAAGTAAAGAAAGTTAAAATCAAAAGACCAGCTTTATATGTTGGAGTTATCTCTGCAATAGTTATTATTTCAGTTTTCATTGCATCATTTACTCCATTAACTTTAAACGTCTTAGCGTTATTACCTCCATCTCAAGCTACTCAGGGAGTTACTATTCTAAGTACTCAATTTAAGTCAGCAAACATTTTCCCAATATATGTGGTAATTCCATACAATGGAACATTTAACCAAACAGCCTATAATTATGCCGTACAAATTTACAAGGAACTATCAGCTATACCAGGTGTGACAGCTGTTGATTCTCCAGTATCACCTTATGGAGGACTTATAAATTCCAGCCAGTTATCAGCTTACAATTATACTCAATATTTCTCTCATGGCTATATGTTATTCGTAGTTAATCAAAAGTATCAGCCGTTTTCAAATCAAGCATTCCAAATTGTACAACAGATAGAGAAAGAAATTAAGAATGGCTATGTAGGGGGAGGACCAGTTGATGCATTCAATATATATAATTTTGTAAGAACTAATTTCTTTATAATTGTTGCAGAAATTTCAATAACTATGTTTATTTTATTGTATATAATGACAAGATCATTAGCAGTATCTGGAGTAATTATATACATAATATTATCTGCTGTTGCTATAACATTAGCTTTAGAGAGATTAATATTCACGTCAACCTTAGGTTACTCAATATTTGCTGTAGTACCAATATTTCTAGTCTCGATAATTATTGGCATAGGAATGGATTACAACATATTTCTCGTTGCTAGGGTTCACGAAGAGTTAGAAAAAGGATCTAATATGGAGGAGGCCGTAGAAACTGCTGTCAGTAATTTAAGAGTTACTATCGCATTCTTAGGCTTAATATTTGCTGGAACTTTAGGTTCCTTAATGCTTGTTAAAGCTTCAATACTACAAGAATTAGGATTTGCATTTGCTGTTGCCGCCATATTGGAAACAACTGTATTATGGGGATACTTAGCTCCTTCATTATTGATCTTACTTTATAGAAAATTCAAGATAAGACCTAAACTTATAGTATAA
- a CDS encoding DUF973 family protein produces the protein MNNLNTGLRSLNISSLTITISLILGVVVWYISLLFKIYPSINITVNGIPLSIFSPFVLSGIFIGILNFAAFYRMKIGLRQLNIASVLGASMNAIASVFLLMGNVAVLLSAFVSALNTITVLTWLAFEGLALIFGIVGSVMLGITIKKFGESFNNNAIKNGGILILSVILSYFGYILLFIGVSRALKTYNQSYNVQSYYYQPQYTVPQYGVQYNPNLPMSNLPNQQRVTINPQTQPQYPLSQPPKESMSYQRSQYIQGYQQNITQQPSQFTQNQMATQQPYTQSSYKQPKQQYPSSPQQSQYVNTTQVTPQQNLPTQQYNYASPSSNLSAEPSQISGSGVMKADGSIFLNIFSKKQLYIISVRFDSLPYPVTNMQPQMLQPGYNQVFVKFDQIVTMGLQPGKEYSVFLVLKTQNQYLPDQEIKIIYKPD, from the coding sequence ATGAATAATTTAAATACAGGATTAAGAAGTTTAAATATATCTTCGTTAACAATTACTATTTCTCTGATTCTAGGAGTTGTTGTATGGTATATCTCCTTACTTTTCAAGATATATCCCTCAATTAATATAACAGTAAACGGGATTCCACTATCAATATTTTCACCTTTTGTTTTAAGTGGAATATTTATAGGAATTTTAAATTTTGCAGCATTTTATAGAATGAAAATAGGATTGAGACAATTAAACATAGCGTCGGTTTTAGGAGCTTCCATGAATGCTATTGCTTCCGTATTTTTGCTAATGGGAAATGTTGCCGTATTGTTATCAGCATTTGTATCAGCTTTAAACACTATAACAGTTTTGACTTGGTTAGCCTTTGAAGGATTAGCATTAATATTTGGTATTGTGGGAAGTGTGATGTTAGGCATTACAATAAAGAAGTTTGGAGAATCTTTCAATAATAATGCAATAAAAAACGGAGGTATTCTTATTTTATCAGTTATTTTGTCTTATTTTGGCTATATACTTTTATTTATAGGAGTGTCAAGGGCTTTAAAGACTTATAACCAATCATACAATGTTCAATCATATTACTATCAACCACAGTACACTGTACCTCAGTATGGAGTTCAGTATAATCCTAATCTACCTATGAGTAATTTACCTAATCAACAGCGTGTAACAATTAATCCACAAACTCAGCCACAGTATCCTTTATCTCAACCACCAAAAGAATCTATGTCATATCAAAGAAGCCAATACATCCAAGGTTATCAACAAAATATTACTCAACAACCTTCCCAATTTACACAAAATCAAATGGCAACTCAACAACCTTATACACAATCGTCTTATAAGCAACCTAAACAGCAATATCCAAGTAGTCCTCAACAGTCTCAATATGTTAATACTACGCAAGTAACGCCTCAACAAAACTTGCCTACTCAACAGTACAATTATGCATCTCCCTCATCAAATTTATCCGCAGAACCTTCACAGATTTCTGGTTCTGGTGTAATGAAGGCAGATGGTTCTATTTTTCTTAATATTTTTTCTAAAAAGCAATTATATATAATCTCAGTTAGATTTGACAGTTTACCATATCCAGTAACTAATATGCAACCACAAATGTTACAGCCTGGATATAATCAAGTATTCGTAAAGTTTGATCAAATAGTAACAATGGGTTTGCAGCCAGGTAAAGAATATTCCGTGTTTCTTGTGCTAAAAACTCAAAACCAGTACTTGCCAGATCAAGAAATAAAAATAATATATAAACCAGATTAA
- a CDS encoding DUF973 family protein yields the protein MLAFAIPKLRDAFNDFLQTGKDVRNGITGANLLPWAYLILFIGGILAIISIFTLRFALGLFAGIIIAIGAILEFIAGLLIGLSIYNLGRFYQADLMWVGGILIMIPGINFIGWILTYISIDEVLRKLGAFPQQFYPPSPQPTPYQQIIQVYQVGTGTLTADGKANFTLYASMPLQIVSASIDNTTISVGGSSITPQNLNQGNNNVTIQFPPLSGFIKGNIYTVTLVLSNGQMIKVYLTFT from the coding sequence TTGTTAGCATTTGCTATACCTAAATTACGTGATGCATTTAATGATTTTTTACAGACTGGAAAAGATGTTAGAAACGGTATTACTGGAGCTAATTTACTACCTTGGGCTTATCTTATTCTATTTATTGGCGGTATTTTAGCAATAATATCAATTTTTACTTTACGATTTGCTCTTGGTCTTTTTGCTGGCATAATTATAGCAATAGGCGCAATTTTAGAGTTTATAGCTGGCCTTCTAATAGGTTTATCAATTTATAATTTAGGTAGGTTTTATCAGGCAGATTTAATGTGGGTAGGCGGTATACTTATTATGATACCTGGAATTAACTTCATAGGATGGATATTGACTTACATAAGCATTGATGAAGTGCTCAGAAAACTAGGAGCCTTTCCTCAGCAATTTTATCCTCCAAGTCCTCAACCGACTCCGTACCAACAAATTATCCAAGTTTATCAAGTAGGTACAGGAACTTTAACAGCTGATGGAAAAGCTAATTTTACTCTCTATGCTTCTATGCCTTTACAAATAGTCAGTGCTTCTATAGATAATACTACAATTTCAGTCGGAGGATCTAGTATAACTCCACAGAATCTTAATCAAGGAAATAATAATGTTACTATTCAATTTCCTCCCTTATCTGGTTTTATAAAGGGAAATATATATACAGTAACGTTGGTATTAAGTAATGGACAGATGATAAAAGTATATTTGACCTTCACATAG
- a CDS encoding LUD domain-containing protein, whose protein sequence is MNQEWDIAIQRTINNNVPRVSKILKEHQYILELAKKLREAKLKILSNLEEYIEQTLESVKRTGGNAYFVKDPSEARELVGKIVGKGKIVVFGKSMVAYELGIRKYLAQLGNEVWETDLGEFLIQLADEPPSHIIAPAIHMTKERVAKLLKEKLGFDVSENSTHEELVQKVREFLRNKFLSANVGITGANAVAADVGSIVLVENEGNIRMSTVVPPVHIAIVGVEKIVPTLEDALNEALVQAAYAGLYPPTYINVTSGPSSTGDIEMKRVSPAHGPKEFHLILVDNGRIKASKDEILREALLCIRCGRCHLHCPVYRVLDGMWGDAPYTGPMGAMWSYIIYGDGKPATYCTHSGNCKEVCPMKINIPKVLEYIKYLENKKQS, encoded by the coding sequence ATGAACCAAGAGTGGGATATTGCAATTCAGAGAACAATAAATAATAATGTTCCCAGAGTATCTAAGATACTAAAAGAGCATCAATATATTCTAGAATTAGCTAAAAAATTAAGAGAAGCGAAATTGAAGATACTTTCTAATTTAGAGGAATATATTGAACAGACACTAGAGTCAGTAAAAAGAACTGGTGGAAATGCTTATTTTGTAAAGGATCCTAGTGAGGCAAGGGAATTGGTAGGAAAAATTGTAGGTAAAGGGAAAATTGTAGTTTTTGGTAAATCAATGGTTGCTTATGAACTAGGAATTAGAAAGTATTTAGCCCAATTAGGTAATGAAGTTTGGGAAACTGACTTAGGAGAGTTTTTAATACAATTAGCTGATGAACCTCCTTCACATATAATTGCCCCAGCAATTCATATGACGAAGGAAAGAGTTGCTAAACTTTTAAAGGAAAAATTGGGTTTTGACGTTTCTGAAAACTCAACTCATGAAGAATTAGTCCAAAAAGTAAGGGAATTTCTAAGAAATAAATTTCTTTCAGCTAATGTAGGAATAACTGGAGCAAATGCCGTTGCTGCTGATGTAGGTTCAATTGTCTTAGTTGAAAATGAGGGAAACATTAGGATGAGTACTGTTGTACCTCCCGTACATATTGCAATTGTGGGAGTTGAAAAGATCGTTCCAACATTAGAAGATGCACTAAATGAGGCTTTAGTTCAAGCAGCTTATGCTGGTTTATATCCTCCAACCTACATTAACGTAACTTCTGGTCCTTCGTCTACCGGAGATATTGAAATGAAAAGAGTTTCTCCAGCTCATGGTCCTAAAGAATTTCACCTGATTTTAGTTGATAATGGAAGAATAAAAGCTAGTAAAGATGAAATACTTAGGGAAGCACTTCTCTGTATTAGATGTGGGAGATGCCATCTTCATTGCCCAGTTTATAGGGTTTTAGATGGAATGTGGGGAGATGCTCCTTATACTGGACCTATGGGGGCTATGTGGTCTTATATTATTTATGGCGATGGGAAACCAGCTACTTACTGCACTCATTCTGGTAATTGCAAAGAAGTATGTCCAATGAAGATAAATATTCCTAAAGTCCTTGAGTATATAAAATATTTGGAAAATAAGAAACAATCCTAG